From Pandoraea vervacti, the proteins below share one genomic window:
- the miaA gene encoding tRNA (adenosine(37)-N6)-dimethylallyltransferase MiaA → MKAIPPIVCLLGPTASGKTAAALALAHDTPLEIISVDSALVYREMDIGTAKPSAEELAAVPHHLIDIIDPRDAYSAAQFRQDTLRLIDEIAARGHRPLLVGGTMLYYKALTQGLSPLPSADAHVRARLDEDAARDGWPAMHARLASVDPVTAARLAPNDSQRIQRALEVFELSGKPMSQWLAEQAQTPDTPSPHTFVPVALEPGDRSVLHARIAQRFHQMLAAGFVEEVERLRARGDLDPGLPSMRCVGYRQVWEYLDGETDYDTMREKGIFATRQLCKRQLTWLRSMPERHVVDCTARDAPQRVLATVRALWQS, encoded by the coding sequence ATGAAGGCAATTCCCCCGATCGTTTGTCTGCTGGGCCCGACAGCCTCCGGCAAGACTGCCGCCGCTCTGGCGCTCGCGCACGACACCCCGCTGGAGATCATCAGCGTCGATTCCGCGCTGGTGTATCGCGAAATGGATATCGGCACGGCAAAACCGAGCGCCGAAGAACTCGCCGCCGTGCCGCACCACCTGATCGACATCATCGATCCGCGCGACGCCTATTCCGCCGCGCAATTTCGCCAGGACACGCTGCGCCTCATCGACGAGATCGCCGCACGCGGACACCGTCCGCTGCTCGTTGGCGGCACCATGCTGTACTACAAGGCGCTCACGCAAGGCCTCTCTCCGCTACCGTCTGCCGATGCGCACGTGCGCGCCAGACTCGACGAAGACGCCGCGCGCGACGGCTGGCCGGCCATGCACGCGCGACTCGCCAGCGTCGATCCGGTGACGGCCGCGCGCCTCGCGCCGAACGACTCGCAGCGCATTCAACGGGCACTGGAAGTGTTCGAACTCTCTGGCAAACCGATGTCGCAGTGGCTGGCCGAGCAGGCGCAGACGCCCGATACGCCATCGCCACATACGTTCGTGCCCGTTGCGCTGGAACCGGGCGACCGCTCGGTCCTGCACGCCCGTATCGCGCAGCGATTCCATCAGATGCTCGCCGCAGGCTTCGTCGAGGAAGTCGAACGTCTGCGAGCGCGCGGCGATCTCGATCCTGGCCTGCCGTCGATGCGCTGCGTTGGATACCGTCAGGTGTGGGAATACCTCGATGGCGAGACGGACTACGACACCATGCGCGAAAAGGGCATCTTCGCCACGCGCCAACTGTGCAAACGACAACTCACCTGGTTGCGCTCGATGCCCGAGCGCCATGTCGTCGACTGCACGGCCCGGGACGCCCCACAGCGCGTGCTGGCAACCGTGCGCGCGCTCTGGCAATCCTGA
- a CDS encoding ABC transporter permease, with product MRLPTGGPRRVPIGKWLVRAGIALIYLFMLSPLIFVVWLSFFKDAIITFPPSGYTLSWYVNAWRNAAFADGFLLSLQLAACAAIGGVVLGVAASLALARYRFPGRRTLGNVLLLPLVVPGIVAGIATYLFYLRAENALDIDIVGTFGGLVIAHVCLTIPWTMRLVGASLAQIDGAIEEAARNLGAGPWRTLWRVTLPMLRPAIVAAVLFSFIVSFENLELTLPLVGPGKTTLPIAIMQYLEFNLDPTIAAVSAAQIVLLGIVMLITDRFVKLSQVI from the coding sequence ATGCGGTTGCCAACGGGCGGCCCGCGGCGCGTGCCGATTGGCAAATGGCTCGTGCGCGCCGGTATCGCGCTGATTTATCTGTTCATGCTCAGCCCGCTGATCTTCGTGGTGTGGCTGAGTTTCTTCAAAGACGCGATCATCACGTTCCCGCCGAGCGGCTACACGCTGTCGTGGTACGTCAACGCCTGGCGTAACGCGGCATTCGCCGACGGATTCCTGCTCTCGCTCCAGCTCGCGGCCTGCGCTGCGATCGGCGGCGTGGTGCTCGGTGTCGCGGCGTCGCTCGCCCTCGCCCGTTACCGCTTTCCGGGCCGGCGCACGCTCGGCAACGTGCTGCTGTTGCCGCTCGTCGTGCCGGGCATCGTCGCCGGCATTGCCACCTACCTGTTCTATCTGCGTGCGGAGAACGCGCTCGACATCGATATCGTCGGCACGTTCGGCGGTCTGGTGATCGCGCATGTGTGCCTGACCATTCCGTGGACCATGCGGCTCGTGGGCGCGAGCCTCGCGCAGATCGACGGCGCCATCGAAGAGGCCGCACGCAATCTCGGTGCGGGCCCGTGGCGCACGCTCTGGCGCGTAACGCTGCCGATGCTGCGTCCCGCCATCGTCGCCGCCGTGCTGTTCAGCTTCATCGTGTCGTTCGAGAATCTGGAACTCACGCTGCCGCTGGTGGGACCGGGCAAGACGACCCTGCCCATCGCCATCATGCAGTACCTCGAATTCAATCTCGATCCGACGATTGCCGCGGTCTCCGCCGCGCAGATCGTATTGCTCGGCATCGTCATGCTGATCACCGATCGCTTCGTCAAACTTAGCCAGGTGATCTGA
- a CDS encoding ABC transporter ATP-binding protein has protein sequence MANVSLRNLRKQYGNAAAVADFSLDIAEGELVAFLGPSGCGKTTTLRMVAGFVEPSAGEIWIGGKEVSRLPAHRRNTGMVFQRYALFPHMTVAQNVAFGLEMRRVSSAERDTRIREALDMVRLTALADRYPRQLSGGQQQRVAIARALAIRPDVFLLDEPLSNLDAKLRTEVREEIRALQRRLGLTTIFVTHDQEEALAIADRLAVMHDGCVQQIGTADALYERPANPFVANFLGKMNFLAGQMQDGHFVTARGERLALAGAAAMADAKTLGIRPERLRLTDAATPGETAVPVTVDQTIYLGSTLELRLKSAQGEMLVAHVPNTARDDARRFSPGSALKACFASRDCLFFNA, from the coding sequence ATGGCCAACGTCTCGCTGCGTAACCTGCGCAAGCAATACGGCAACGCCGCTGCCGTCGCGGATTTCTCGCTGGACATTGCCGAAGGCGAACTCGTCGCTTTTCTCGGGCCGAGCGGCTGCGGCAAGACCACCACGCTGCGCATGGTCGCGGGCTTCGTCGAGCCGAGCGCCGGCGAGATCTGGATCGGTGGCAAGGAAGTCTCGCGCCTGCCCGCGCATCGCCGCAACACCGGCATGGTGTTCCAGCGTTATGCCCTCTTCCCGCACATGACCGTCGCGCAGAACGTGGCGTTCGGGCTGGAGATGCGACGCGTCTCCAGCGCCGAGCGCGACACGCGCATTCGTGAAGCGCTCGACATGGTGCGCCTCACCGCGCTTGCCGATCGCTACCCGCGCCAGCTTTCCGGCGGACAGCAGCAGCGTGTGGCCATTGCACGCGCGCTCGCGATTCGTCCCGACGTCTTCCTGCTCGACGAGCCGCTCTCGAATCTCGACGCCAAGCTGCGCACGGAAGTCCGCGAAGAAATTCGCGCGTTGCAGCGCCGCCTGGGACTCACGACGATCTTCGTCACACACGATCAGGAAGAGGCCCTGGCGATCGCCGACCGACTCGCCGTGATGCACGACGGATGTGTCCAGCAGATCGGCACCGCCGACGCCCTGTACGAGCGCCCGGCCAATCCGTTCGTGGCCAACTTCCTCGGCAAGATGAATTTTCTTGCCGGACAGATGCAGGACGGGCATTTCGTCACCGCCAGAGGCGAGCGTCTCGCGCTCGCGGGCGCCGCCGCGATGGCCGACGCGAAGACGCTGGGCATTCGTCCGGAACGTCTGCGCCTGACCGATGCCGCGACACCCGGCGAGACGGCGGTGCCCGTCACGGTCGACCAGACGATCTATCTCGGCTCGACGCTGGAGCTTCGCCTCAAGAGCGCCCAAGGCGAAATGCTGGTCGCCCACGTGCCGAACACGGCGCGCGACGACGCGCGTCGCTTCTCGCCGGGCAGCGCGCTCAAGGCCTGCTTCGCGAGTCGCGACTGCCTGTTCTTCAACGCGTGA
- a CDS encoding extracellular solute-binding protein, giving the protein MTHALNRRTFLKTASGLVIAPTLGLDALSAHAAAACPNVVVGTWGGDYLNLLEQNIGKPIIEAAGGKVTYDSADQVGRMTKLRAEKASRRGSLDVACLADLDMYDINRSGILEAVDAKLVPNLANTLDALRRPYSIPHIFSAMVIVYNPEKVGTKPDSFTAALDPKLKGKVGFSDILYNFNVVSSSLAAGHKDGDMAGGVQFLRELRKTQQPKVYPSNEAVASALKSGDIWFTCMWKARALQWKKAGVPIDYVVPKEGAVPVTFEAAVPKNSQSKPCGFNYLNAMLDPRAQIGFAETMGYAPTVKNANLPPSLQQSVGFTSAELERMVKLDYARFTADKPALLDFWNKEFKVGL; this is encoded by the coding sequence ATGACGCACGCTCTGAACCGCCGCACGTTCCTGAAGACCGCTTCCGGTCTGGTGATTGCCCCCACGCTCGGGCTGGACGCTCTCTCGGCCCACGCGGCGGCGGCATGCCCGAACGTGGTCGTCGGCACCTGGGGCGGCGACTATCTGAACCTGCTGGAACAGAACATCGGCAAACCGATCATCGAGGCCGCTGGCGGCAAGGTCACTTACGACTCGGCCGATCAGGTGGGGCGCATGACGAAGCTGCGCGCGGAGAAAGCCTCGCGCCGCGGCTCGCTCGACGTGGCCTGCCTTGCCGACCTCGACATGTACGACATCAACCGCTCCGGCATTCTGGAGGCGGTCGACGCCAAGCTGGTGCCGAATCTCGCGAACACGCTCGACGCGTTGCGCCGTCCGTACTCGATTCCGCACATCTTCAGCGCGATGGTGATCGTCTACAACCCCGAGAAGGTCGGCACGAAACCCGATTCGTTTACCGCCGCGCTCGATCCGAAGCTCAAAGGCAAGGTCGGCTTCTCCGACATCCTCTACAACTTCAACGTGGTGAGCAGCTCGCTCGCGGCAGGTCACAAGGACGGCGACATGGCGGGTGGCGTGCAATTCCTGCGCGAGCTTCGCAAAACGCAACAGCCCAAGGTGTATCCGTCCAACGAGGCGGTGGCCTCCGCCCTCAAGAGCGGCGACATCTGGTTCACGTGCATGTGGAAGGCGCGCGCCTTGCAATGGAAGAAGGCGGGTGTGCCCATCGACTACGTGGTGCCGAAGGAAGGCGCCGTGCCGGTCACGTTCGAAGCCGCCGTGCCGAAGAATTCGCAGTCCAAGCCGTGCGGCTTCAACTACCTGAACGCCATGCTCGACCCACGTGCGCAGATCGGCTTTGCCGAGACGATGGGCTATGCGCCGACGGTGAAGAACGCCAATCTGCCGCCGTCGTTGCAACAGAGCGTGGGGTTCACGAGTGCGGAACTCGAGCGCATGGTCAAGCTCGATTACGCGCGCTTTACGGCGGACAAGCCCGCCCTGCTCGACTTCTGGAACAAGGAATTCAAGGTGGGATTGTGA
- a CDS encoding ABC transporter permease — MSSQLTEATSSGSAHRAATARAVRSAFTGGSLAAPATLVVLLVIVLPGLQLVRYSFNRFDPVDMMQAALTGANYVKFFTDPYYLSVLWTTIKVASLCTALALVFGFPVAYVLARTQSRFKSLLVMLLVFPLLVGNVVRAAGWMVMLGNAGFVNAMLVSLGIVPQPVRLLYTPFAVVIGTTAVVLPYMILTLQSVLEGMDFSVEEAARNLGATFRQTLTRVILPMAAPGIAAGTMLVFILCMNAYATPVLLGGTGITMMTPSIYDQIAKANNWPFGAVLSIVSMVVTFALAIASHWVIQRRYAKTMMT, encoded by the coding sequence ATGTCATCGCAGCTGACCGAAGCCACGTCGTCCGGGTCGGCGCACCGCGCCGCCACCGCCCGCGCGGTGCGCAGTGCATTCACCGGCGGCTCGCTCGCGGCGCCCGCCACGCTCGTCGTGCTGCTGGTGATCGTGTTGCCGGGATTGCAACTGGTGCGTTACAGCTTCAACCGGTTCGATCCCGTCGACATGATGCAGGCCGCGCTCACCGGCGCGAACTACGTCAAGTTCTTCACCGACCCCTACTATCTTTCCGTGCTGTGGACGACGATCAAGGTCGCCTCGTTGTGCACCGCGCTCGCGCTCGTGTTCGGCTTCCCGGTCGCGTATGTGCTCGCGCGCACGCAAAGCCGCTTCAAGAGCCTGCTCGTGATGCTGCTCGTCTTCCCGCTGCTCGTGGGCAATGTCGTGCGCGCCGCCGGCTGGATGGTGATGCTCGGTAACGCCGGCTTCGTCAATGCGATGCTCGTGTCGCTGGGCATCGTGCCCCAGCCGGTGCGTTTGCTCTACACGCCGTTCGCCGTCGTGATCGGCACCACGGCGGTCGTGTTGCCGTACATGATTCTCACGCTGCAAAGCGTGCTCGAAGGCATGGACTTCTCGGTCGAAGAGGCCGCGCGCAATCTCGGCGCAACCTTCCGGCAAACGCTCACACGCGTAATTCTGCCGATGGCCGCCCCCGGCATTGCCGCAGGCACCATGCTCGTGTTCATTCTCTGCATGAACGCCTATGCCACGCCCGTGCTACTGGGCGGCACCGGTATCACGATGATGACGCCCTCGATCTACGACCAGATCGCCAAGGCCAACAACTGGCCGTTCGGCGCCGTGCTCTCCATCGTGTCGATGGTCGTGACGTTCGCCCTCGCCATCGCCTCGCACTGGGTCATCCAACGTCGCTACGCGAAGACCATGATGACCTGA
- a CDS encoding M24 family metallopeptidase yields the protein MPTLSDATRQYRRALMNDLMDRTRVDALVFTAADFFQWTTNFHVDVQTWERPIAVCVPRNGEPFAVMNELSTHHLMMARERRHLWLDLDRVTLYAEHPRVTQRQPLLAEVPALIADTLRAAGLAASRIGVDAAGGPLARASALLPDAKLVPMLPEMRSLRWVKHEEEIAIMRAGAELADWVQDRYRENIRPGRLVQELDYAMAALMVTEGARRFPGENLEVMRCWTLSGPASASPHGDGASCGARIGKGDGLVNIVIPRLNGLVIENERTWFCGKPSSEQARFYEVARAANEAAVNAAVTGKPVSGIDAAAQAVIERAGCGEYIRHRTGHGMGIIGHEYPDDMAFNHRPLLANEVYSAEPGIYVYGLGGFRLDDSVVTGDTPVMLTNTPRTLAHATIDE from the coding sequence ATGCCGACTCTCTCCGATGCCACACGTCAGTACCGCCGCGCGCTGATGAACGATCTGATGGACCGAACGCGCGTCGACGCGCTCGTCTTCACCGCCGCCGACTTCTTCCAGTGGACCACCAACTTTCACGTCGACGTGCAGACATGGGAGCGCCCCATTGCCGTTTGCGTGCCACGCAACGGCGAGCCGTTCGCGGTGATGAACGAGTTGTCCACGCATCACCTCATGATGGCGCGCGAGCGTCGCCACCTCTGGCTCGATCTCGATCGGGTGACGCTGTATGCCGAGCATCCGCGCGTGACGCAACGCCAGCCGCTACTCGCGGAAGTACCGGCGCTCATCGCAGACACCTTGCGGGCGGCAGGCCTTGCGGCGTCACGCATTGGCGTCGATGCGGCCGGCGGCCCGCTCGCCCGTGCGAGCGCACTCCTGCCCGACGCCAAACTTGTGCCGATGCTCCCTGAAATGCGTAGCCTGCGCTGGGTCAAGCACGAGGAAGAAATCGCGATCATGCGCGCGGGTGCGGAACTGGCGGACTGGGTTCAGGATCGCTATCGCGAGAACATCCGGCCCGGGCGTCTGGTTCAGGAACTCGACTACGCCATGGCCGCGCTCATGGTCACCGAAGGGGCCAGGCGATTTCCCGGGGAGAACCTCGAAGTCATGCGCTGCTGGACACTCTCCGGCCCGGCGTCGGCGTCGCCGCACGGCGATGGCGCATCGTGCGGGGCGCGCATCGGCAAGGGCGACGGTCTGGTCAACATCGTGATCCCGCGCCTGAACGGCCTCGTCATCGAAAATGAACGCACGTGGTTCTGCGGCAAGCCGTCGAGCGAACAGGCGCGCTTTTACGAAGTGGCCCGCGCAGCCAACGAGGCGGCGGTCAATGCCGCCGTCACCGGCAAACCCGTGTCGGGCATCGACGCAGCCGCACAGGCCGTGATCGAAAGAGCGGGATGCGGCGAGTACATCCGCCATCGCACCGGCCATGGCATGGGGATCATCGGCCACGAATATCCCGACGACATGGCGTTCAACCATCGCCCGTTGCTCGCCAACGAAGTGTATTCGGCCGAGCCGGGCATCTACGTCTACGGCCTGGGCGGCTTCCGGCTCGACGATTCGGTCGTCACGGGCGATACGCCGGTGATGCTCACGAATACGCCGCGCACGCTGGCGCACGCCACCATCGACGAATAG
- a CDS encoding metal-dependent hydrolase family protein: MESILLSNCALLDPVKGELREDHAVLIEGGRIKEVSDKPIHAPSARHIDAHGRTVMPGLIDLHVHVHATQLNLSAQAHLPNVLVTLKSVPILQGMLRRGFTTVRDAGGAGHAIKHAVDSGLAEGPRLFVSGRAISQTGGHGDGRARTDYIGTDGPCPCCVRVGALSRVADGVDEVRRAVREELQMGADQIKIMASGGVASPTDPVGAWGYSEDEIRAIVAEARARGTYVLAHAYTAAAIERAVRCGVRTIEHGNLVDAPTARYMAEQGAYAVPTLVTYDALANEGKSLGLPDDSVAKIADVHAAGLRSLEIFREAGVKMGYGSDLLGESQRLQSDEFRLRAEVLSPAEILRSATVVGAEVLGQSGQLGEIVPGAHADVLIVDGNPLASLDCLLGQGERIPMVMKGGKIHAFAL, encoded by the coding sequence ATGGAGTCGATTCTGCTATCGAACTGCGCATTGCTCGACCCGGTGAAGGGAGAACTGCGCGAAGACCACGCCGTGCTCATCGAAGGCGGCCGCATCAAGGAAGTTTCCGATAAACCGATTCATGCGCCGTCCGCGCGACACATCGACGCCCACGGGCGCACCGTCATGCCCGGACTCATCGATCTGCACGTGCACGTGCATGCGACGCAACTCAACCTCTCGGCGCAGGCGCATTTGCCGAACGTGCTCGTCACGCTCAAGTCGGTGCCGATTCTGCAAGGCATGCTGCGTCGCGGATTCACGACCGTGCGCGACGCGGGCGGCGCCGGTCATGCGATCAAACACGCCGTAGACAGCGGACTGGCGGAAGGGCCGCGGCTGTTCGTTTCGGGGCGCGCCATCAGTCAGACGGGCGGCCACGGCGACGGCCGTGCCCGCACGGACTACATCGGCACCGACGGGCCATGTCCGTGCTGCGTGCGCGTCGGGGCGCTCTCGCGTGTGGCGGATGGCGTGGACGAAGTGCGTCGCGCCGTGCGCGAAGAACTGCAAATGGGCGCGGACCAGATCAAGATCATGGCCTCGGGCGGCGTGGCATCGCCGACCGATCCGGTCGGGGCGTGGGGTTACTCGGAAGACGAGATCCGCGCCATCGTTGCCGAAGCCCGCGCGCGCGGCACCTATGTGCTCGCGCATGCGTACACGGCAGCCGCCATCGAGCGGGCCGTGCGTTGCGGCGTTCGCACCATCGAGCACGGCAATCTCGTCGATGCGCCGACTGCGCGCTACATGGCCGAACAAGGGGCGTACGCAGTACCCACGCTCGTGACCTACGATGCGCTTGCCAACGAAGGCAAGTCGCTCGGCCTGCCGGACGACAGCGTCGCCAAGATCGCCGACGTGCATGCCGCCGGTCTGCGCTCGCTGGAAATCTTCCGGGAGGCGGGCGTGAAGATGGGTTACGGCTCGGACCTTCTCGGCGAGTCACAACGCCTGCAGAGCGACGAATTCCGCCTGCGCGCCGAAGTGCTCTCGCCAGCGGAAATCCTGCGCAGCGCCACGGTCGTCGGCGCCGAAGTGTTGGGACAATCCGGGCAACTGGGCGAAATCGTGCCCGGCGCGCATGCCGACGTGCTGATCGTCGACGGCAATCCGCTTGCCTCGCTCGACTGCCTGCTCGGACAAGGCGAGCGGATTCCGATGGTGATGAAGGGCGGTAAAATCCACGCTTTCGCGCTGTAA
- a CDS encoding LysR substrate-binding domain-containing protein: MDFRHIDAFRALMLTRTTTKAAQVLGTSQSAVSRLVADLERSTRLTLFDRARGRLEPTAEAFALFEEVERRYAGLDNIREFALNLRNPDKAVVRVGSVVSFGLGFFARVMASYRALYPNVQLALTTGASDLIRDQVVTHQLTLGLVTDTIDVAATDAVSFAKLDAICALPAGHPLARKKVVRLADLKDQPILSYEPTDMIRWGMDRLFAEGNLHQQVVATARYSINIGTMVKENVGIGLLHPVSAYDFLDSDLVLRRFEPSMPFHTLRITPRAAAPSAQQDDLVRVMETTLGEVLSAVEARMKR; encoded by the coding sequence ATGGATTTCCGGCACATCGACGCCTTTCGGGCGCTGATGCTCACGCGCACGACCACCAAAGCGGCACAGGTGCTAGGCACGTCGCAATCCGCGGTGAGCCGTCTCGTCGCCGATCTCGAACGCTCGACACGTCTCACGCTGTTCGACCGCGCGCGCGGGCGTCTCGAACCCACCGCCGAGGCATTTGCGCTGTTCGAGGAAGTCGAGCGCCGCTATGCCGGGCTCGATAACATCCGGGAGTTCGCCCTCAATCTGCGCAACCCCGACAAGGCGGTCGTTCGTGTGGGATCGGTCGTCTCGTTCGGTCTGGGCTTCTTCGCCCGCGTGATGGCCAGCTATCGCGCGCTGTACCCGAACGTGCAACTCGCGCTGACCACGGGCGCGTCGGATCTGATTCGCGATCAGGTGGTCACGCATCAGCTCACGCTCGGTCTCGTCACCGACACCATCGACGTGGCGGCGACCGACGCCGTCTCGTTCGCCAAGCTCGACGCGATCTGCGCACTACCGGCCGGGCACCCGCTGGCGCGCAAGAAGGTCGTGCGCCTGGCCGACCTGAAGGATCAGCCGATTCTGTCGTACGAGCCGACCGACATGATTCGCTGGGGGATGGACCGACTGTTCGCCGAAGGCAATCTGCATCAGCAGGTGGTCGCCACCGCGCGCTACTCGATCAACATCGGCACGATGGTCAAGGAGAACGTGGGCATCGGGTTGCTGCACCCGGTGTCTGCCTACGACTTTCTCGACTCCGATCTCGTGTTGCGGCGCTTTGAACCGTCCATGCCGTTCCATACGCTGCGCATCACGCCGCGTGCGGCGGCGCCGAGCGCCCAGCAGGACGATCTCGTGCGCGTCATGGAAACGACCCTCGGCGAGGTACTGAGCGCCGTCGAGGCGCGAATGAAGCGGTAA
- the purM gene encoding phosphoribosylformylglycinamidine cyclo-ligase, with protein sequence MSHPNETSGLSYRDAGVDIEAGDALVEAIKPFAKKTLRDGVLGGIGGFGALFEVPKRYKEPVLVSGTDGVGTKLKLAFTLNKHDTVGQDLVAMSVNDILVQGAEPLFFLDYFACGKLDVATAATVVKGIAQGCELAGCALIGGETAEMPSMYPDGEYDLAGFAVGAVEKRKIIDGKSIVPGDVVLGLASSGAHSNGYSLVRKIIEVAKPDLDADFHGQPLRDVLMAPTRIYVKPLLALMETLTVKGMAHITGGGIVENIPRVLQDHLTADIKQNAWTLPPLFQWLQEHGKVADAEMHRVFNCGIGMAVIVSAADADAAVKHLEASGETVYRLGTIREREEGEAQTIVS encoded by the coding sequence ATGTCACACCCTAACGAAACTTCCGGCCTTTCCTATCGCGACGCTGGCGTCGACATCGAAGCAGGCGACGCATTGGTCGAAGCGATCAAGCCGTTTGCCAAGAAAACCCTGCGCGACGGCGTGCTGGGCGGCATTGGCGGCTTTGGCGCACTGTTCGAAGTGCCCAAGCGCTACAAGGAACCGGTGCTCGTTTCGGGGACCGACGGCGTGGGCACCAAGCTCAAGCTGGCCTTCACGCTGAATAAGCACGACACGGTTGGCCAGGATCTGGTCGCCATGAGCGTCAACGACATTCTGGTGCAGGGCGCCGAGCCGCTGTTCTTCCTCGACTACTTCGCCTGCGGCAAGCTGGACGTGGCGACGGCCGCGACCGTGGTCAAGGGCATTGCACAGGGTTGCGAGCTGGCCGGTTGCGCGCTGATCGGCGGTGAGACGGCGGAAATGCCGAGCATGTACCCGGACGGCGAGTACGATCTGGCCGGCTTCGCGGTCGGCGCCGTCGAAAAGCGCAAGATCATCGACGGCAAGTCGATTGTCCCCGGCGACGTGGTGCTGGGGCTGGCCTCGTCGGGGGCGCACTCGAACGGTTACTCGCTGGTGCGCAAGATCATCGAAGTCGCCAAGCCGGATCTGGACGCCGACTTCCATGGCCAGCCGCTGCGCGACGTGCTGATGGCCCCCACGCGTATCTACGTCAAGCCGTTGCTCGCGCTGATGGAAACGCTGACGGTCAAGGGTATGGCGCACATTACGGGCGGTGGCATCGTGGAGAACATTCCGCGCGTGCTGCAGGACCATCTGACGGCAGACATCAAGCAGAACGCCTGGACGCTGCCGCCGCTGTTCCAGTGGTTGCAGGAACACGGCAAGGTGGCCGACGCCGAAATGCACCGCGTGTTCAACTGCGGCATCGGCATGGCCGTGATCGTGTCGGCCGCTGACGCCGACGCGGCCGTGAAGCATCTCGAAGCATCGGGCGAGACGGTCTACCGTCTGGGCACGATCCGCGAGCGCGAGGAAGGCGAAGCACAGACGATCGTGTCGTAA
- the hda gene encoding DnaA regulatory inactivator Hda, with protein MIQQLYLDLGTPPPATFDNFIVGPNREAAQTLAGLPAELSAGTARDRGIYLWGAVGSGRTHLMEALCHAIGPSARYLRPNSPLAAFTFDDASTVYCVDDSDNLSPTQQIAAFNLFNETRARPHCAFVAAGAQPPVDMPLREDLRTRLGWGLVFHIVGLDDDGKKQALQNAARERGLQLAADVPAYLLTHFERDMSSLMALLDRLDRFSMEQKRAVTLPLLRQMLTHTDPAAPDGKSPSGDRSAGH; from the coding sequence GTGATTCAGCAACTGTATCTCGACCTCGGCACACCGCCGCCCGCCACGTTCGACAATTTCATTGTCGGGCCCAACCGCGAGGCGGCGCAGACGCTTGCCGGCCTTCCCGCCGAATTGTCGGCAGGTACGGCGCGCGACCGCGGCATCTACCTCTGGGGCGCTGTCGGGTCCGGCCGCACCCACCTGATGGAGGCGCTGTGCCACGCCATCGGGCCGAGCGCACGGTATTTGCGCCCGAATAGCCCGCTGGCCGCTTTCACGTTCGACGACGCCAGCACCGTCTATTGCGTGGACGACAGCGACAATCTCTCGCCCACCCAGCAAATCGCCGCGTTCAACCTGTTCAACGAGACCCGCGCCCGTCCGCACTGCGCCTTCGTCGCCGCCGGCGCCCAGCCGCCGGTCGACATGCCGCTGCGCGAAGACCTGCGCACCCGCCTCGGCTGGGGCCTCGTTTTTCACATTGTGGGATTGGACGACGATGGTAAGAAGCAGGCCCTGCAAAACGCCGCCCGTGAGCGTGGCCTGCAACTGGCCGCGGACGTGCCGGCGTATCTGCTCACGCACTTCGAGCGCGATATGTCGAGCCTGATGGCGCTGCTCGACCGGCTCGACCGCTTCTCGATGGAACAGAAGCGCGCGGTAACGCTGCCGTTACTACGCCAGATGCTCACGCACACCGATCCGGCCGCGCCGGATGGGAAATCACCGAGCGGTGACCGATCGGCTGGCCACTGA
- a CDS encoding HAD family hydrolase, protein MTNLALFDLDHTLLPTDSDKEWGRFLVRQGAVERDSYAQANEAFYQDYRAGRLDMPAYLRFCLAPLARYPRDQLDAWHAQYMEESILPHVRPEALELLDMHRKAGDLCAIVTATNTFVTRPIARAFGIDHLIGTEPATAGGDPNARYTGEYVGTPSFREGKITRTEAWLASLGKTWGDFNHAFFYSDSANDVPLMEKVNHPVATNPDEALREIALARRWPILELFQ, encoded by the coding sequence ATGACCAATTTAGCTCTCTTCGATCTCGACCACACCCTGCTGCCGACCGACAGCGACAAGGAGTGGGGCCGTTTCCTCGTGCGCCAGGGCGCGGTGGAGCGCGACTCGTACGCGCAGGCCAACGAGGCCTTCTACCAGGACTACCGTGCCGGCCGGCTCGACATGCCGGCCTATCTGCGCTTTTGCCTCGCCCCGCTCGCGCGCTATCCGCGCGACCAGCTCGACGCCTGGCACGCGCAGTACATGGAGGAGTCGATTCTTCCGCACGTACGCCCCGAAGCGCTCGAACTGCTCGACATGCACCGCAAGGCCGGCGACCTGTGCGCCATCGTGACCGCGACCAACACGTTCGTCACCCGGCCGATCGCCAGGGCGTTCGGCATCGACCATCTGATCGGCACCGAACCGGCCACCGCAGGCGGCGACCCGAACGCGCGCTACACCGGCGAGTATGTCGGCACGCCGAGCTTCCGCGAAGGCAAGATCACCCGCACCGAAGCGTGGCTCGCCAGCCTGGGCAAGACCTGGGGCGACTTCAACCACGCTTTCTTTTATAGCGATTCCGCCAACGACGTCCCCCTGATGGAGAAGGTGAACCATCCGGTGGCAACGAACCCTGATGAGGCGCTGCGCGAGATCGCGCTGGCGCGTCGCTGGCCCATTCTCGAGTTGTTCCAGTGA